A DNA window from Salvelinus sp. IW2-2015 linkage group LG4q.1:29, ASM291031v2, whole genome shotgun sequence contains the following coding sequences:
- the LOC111962487 gene encoding class E basic helix-loop-helix protein 41-like, with amino-acid sequence MDEKIPRLQDRQFMDHADFLGVEYSSLYMCKSKRGLKREDGKDAYKLPHRLIEKKRRDRINECIGQLKDLLPEHLKLTTLGHLEKAVVLELTLKHLNALTAVTEQQHQTIMAFQNGDLLMKMPIRADLDAFHSGFQACAKEVLQYLNKLENWNTCEQRCAQLISHLHKVSAQFQPEPLLHPQLPVRDALDRDGQKPDSQAGHDRVSVIQRSHGELNENDTDTDSGYGGEAEKNDGKKGCDRSKLQGPKAVKIKQEFEDDRAAKKTKMNWAGNCTTSADATTRPDLVFMNSLMGITGVGQQTPFCMPFYFINPSAAASYMPLFDKSNLEKFVYPAAAATTISSQFHWLYPGLNSHASAAAAATAGVFSRMSTEKISGFGSDSKDSPSDDSDMSNVVEPGSPDEREDNLENDEDDDDDYDKELGDDSPDNENDST; translated from the exons ATGGATGAAAAAATACCGCGTCTGCAGGACAGGCAATTTATGGATCATGCTGATTTCTTAGG GGTGGAATACTCCTCACTCTACATGTGTAAATCGAAAAGAGGGCTGAAGCGCGAAGATGGCAAG GACGCGTACAAGTTACCACACCGATTgatagagaagaagaggagagacagaatcaATGAGTGTATCGGACAGTTAAAGGATTTGTTACCCGAACATCTCAAACTGACG ACGCTCGGGCATTTGGAGAAAGCAGTTGTTCTTGAGTTAACTTTGAAGCATTTAAACGCTTTGACTGCAGTCACTGAGCAGCAGCACCAGACGATTATGGCTTTTCAGAATG GGGATCTATTGATGAAAATGCCCATTCGCGCTGATTTGGATGCGTTCCACTCGGGGTTCCAAGCGTGTGCCAAAGAGGTCCTGCAGTACCTAAACAAGTTGGAGAACTGGAATACATGCGAGCAGCGGTGCGCGCAGCTCATCAGCCACTTGCACAAAGTCTCGGCGCAGTTTCAGCCTGAGCCACTGCTCCATCCCCAGCTACCTGTCAGAGACGCGCTCGACCGCGATGGCCAAAAACCAGACAGCCAAGCCGGACATGACCGCGTATCAGTCATACAGAGGAGCCATGGAGAGCTTAACGAgaatgacacagacacagacagtggaTACGGGGGTGAGGCGGAAAAGAATGATGGGAAGAAAGGATGTGACCGGAGCAAACTGCAGGGGCCCAAGGCAGTAAAGATAAAGCAGGAGTTCGAGGATGACCGCGCTGCCAAAAAAACAAAGATGAACTGGGCTGGAAACTGCACGACAAGCGCAGACGCGACCACCAGACCTGATCTGGTCTTTATGAATTCGTTGATGGGAATAACTGGTGTGGGACAGCAGACTCCCTTTTGCATGCCCTTTTACTTCATAAACCCCTCGGCGGCAGCGTCCTACATGCCTCTATTTGACAAAAGTAACCTGGAGAAGTTTGTGtacccagcagcagcagcgacgACGATCTCATCTCAGTTTCACTGGTTATACCCCGGCCTCAACTCACATGCGTCGGCAGCTGCGGCCGCAACAGCCGGTGTTTTTTCCCGCATGTCGACAGAGAAGATCTCTGGATTCGGTTCCGACTCCAAGGACTCTCCCTCCGACGACAGTGACATGTCAAACGTGGTGGAGCCGGGCTCACCTGATGAGAGGGAAGACAATCTTGAGAATGATGAAGAtgacgatgatgattatgataaGGAATTAGGGGATGACTCCCCAGACAATGAAAATGACAGTACATAA